The Nitrospira tepida genome includes a window with the following:
- a CDS encoding redoxin domain-containing protein: MAQTVSAAPSPGPSQGRNAPAPARSQVGIVLTAAAVLAVVFGVVWMQSAKYEPLTVGKPAPDFALPDLADKTVRLSDYRGKVVFLNFWATWCKPCQEEMPSMEVLYKNFEKDGLVMLAVSIDRVTTKKDIPPFVKNMNLTFPVLVDSWGQTDKRYKLMGVPETYIIDQDGILREKVIGPRDWTRQDNLQVLTQLLKAVKSAQAVTASPAGA, translated from the coding sequence ATGGCTCAGACGGTTTCAGCCGCACCGTCCCCCGGGCCGTCTCAGGGAAGGAATGCCCCGGCTCCGGCCCGTTCCCAAGTCGGCATCGTGCTGACAGCGGCGGCTGTGCTGGCTGTGGTGTTCGGGGTCGTCTGGATGCAGAGCGCCAAGTACGAGCCCCTCACGGTCGGCAAGCCGGCGCCGGATTTTGCGCTGCCCGACCTCGCCGACAAGACCGTCCGGCTGTCCGACTATCGGGGCAAGGTGGTGTTTCTGAACTTCTGGGCGACCTGGTGCAAACCCTGTCAGGAGGAAATGCCGTCGATGGAGGTCTTGTACAAGAACTTCGAGAAGGACGGCTTGGTGATGCTGGCGGTGAGCATCGACCGGGTCACCACCAAGAAAGATATCCCGCCGTTCGTGAAGAACATGAATCTGACCTTTCCCGTGTTGGTGGATTCCTGGGGCCAGACCGACAAACGCTATAAGCTGATGGGAGTCCCGGAAACCTACATCATTGACCAGGACGGCATCCTGCGGGAGAAAGTCATCGGTCCTCGCGATTGGACCAGGCAGGACAACCTCCAGGTGCTTACGCAGTTGCTCAAAGCCGTAAAGTCGGCACAAGCGGTCACCGCATCTCCAGCCGGCGCCTGA
- a CDS encoding TlpA disulfide reductase family protein — protein MGQICRSIVLVMGIAVLSGCDGGDPVSPPSASANESGLGRVQPVTVAIGEPAPTFRLRDLGGNAVSLESYRGTVVMVNFWATWCGPCRVEMPAMESLYRTFARRDFEILAVSTDPQGAAVTKPFRQEMGLSFPILHDADYQVGLIYGARSLPMTFIVDRQGILRQRIFGARDWASPEAVRLIRNFVGETRHDG, from the coding sequence ATGGGCCAGATCTGTCGCAGCATCGTTCTCGTGATGGGGATCGCGGTCCTGTCGGGCTGTGACGGGGGGGACCCGGTGTCGCCGCCGTCCGCTTCCGCCAATGAATCAGGCCTGGGCCGTGTCCAGCCGGTGACGGTCGCCATCGGGGAGCCCGCGCCAACATTCAGGTTGAGGGATCTCGGCGGGAATGCCGTCTCGCTGGAGAGTTATCGGGGCACCGTCGTCATGGTCAATTTTTGGGCGACTTGGTGCGGTCCCTGCCGGGTCGAAATGCCGGCGATGGAGAGCCTCTATCGAACCTTTGCGAGAAGAGATTTTGAGATACTGGCCGTGTCCACGGACCCTCAGGGCGCGGCCGTGACTAAACCCTTCCGCCAGGAAATGGGCCTGTCGTTTCCGATCCTGCACGATGCCGACTACCAAGTCGGGCTCATCTATGGGGCGCGGAGCCTGCCGATGACCTTTATTGTGGACCGCCAGGGGATTCTCCGGCAACGGATCTTCGGAGCCCGTGACTGGGCCTCCCCGGAGGCCGTGCGGTTGATTCGGAATTTCGTGGGAGAGACCCGTCATGACGGATAG
- a CDS encoding cytochrome c biogenesis CcdA family protein gives MTDSVQQISMFAAFTAGLLSFVSPCVLPLVPSYISYITGLSVEQLADAEERVRYRREIVVNALIFIAGFSSVFIAFGASASLIGQALMTYQEHLRKIGGILIIVFGLYLLGLLNLSLFRTERRLHFRTRPAGYLGSFLIGVAFAAGWTPCVGPVLGTILLYASTTEALSQGVLLLAFYSLGLGLPLFITALGVDRFLAYFKEFRGYLRGVSTVSGVLLVVVGVLVYANSLTLITSFLERYGIGWYLGQ, from the coding sequence ATGACGGATAGCGTGCAACAGATTTCGATGTTTGCGGCCTTCACCGCCGGCCTGTTGTCCTTTGTGTCTCCCTGCGTGCTTCCGCTGGTGCCCTCCTACATCAGTTACATTACCGGCCTGTCCGTCGAACAGCTTGCGGATGCCGAGGAACGGGTCCGGTATCGGCGGGAGATCGTCGTCAATGCGCTGATCTTCATCGCCGGGTTTTCCAGCGTCTTCATCGCGTTCGGCGCCTCCGCCAGCCTGATCGGGCAGGCCCTGATGACCTATCAGGAGCACCTGCGGAAAATCGGCGGCATCCTGATCATCGTGTTCGGCCTCTACCTGCTCGGCCTTCTGAACCTGAGCCTGTTCCGGACGGAGCGGCGGCTGCACTTCCGGACCAGGCCCGCCGGCTATCTGGGCTCGTTCCTCATCGGCGTCGCCTTCGCCGCCGGCTGGACACCCTGCGTCGGACCGGTCTTGGGCACCATTCTCCTCTACGCCAGCACAACCGAAGCACTGTCCCAAGGGGTGCTGTTGCTCGCCTTCTACTCGCTAGGCCTGGGGCTGCCCTTGTTCATCACCGCGCTGGGCGTGGACCGGTTTCTGGCCTACTTCAAGGAATTTCGCGGCTACTTGCGGGGGGTGTCGACCGTCAGCGGCGTGCTCCTGGTCGTGGTCGGGGTCCTGGTCTATGCCAACTCGCTGACGCTGATCACGAGTTTCCTCGAACGATACGGAATCGGGTGGTATCTCGGCCAGTAG
- a CDS encoding NAD(P)/FAD-dependent oxidoreductase, which yields MPLLPDLQSFDVVVVGLGPAGAAAAYECSRSGLKVLALDKGVHPRYKVCGGGLSARIDQLLGSAFQSVIEHIIYGVRFACAGADPFTIESSSPIAYMVMRDRFDHCLVERARGAGTEIRQGESAKRFTPVQDGVEIDTDQGRYRAKVLIGADGANSVVAQRLFSRRPRRCMPTLESEIDIGRSPVYPRERVVGIELGTPACGYGWIFPKNERLSVGIAEFRGPSASPRRVFSRFVQGEQGLRSMGWTIPPPQGHPLPLFNPCVLDESKPDAVELVNGRIMLIGDAAHLVDPLFGEGIYYAVKSGQLASRSAVEVVRGLSQSLEGYSRAVYREIYPEFRVASRMASILYSFPGLCHRLAHRYQEFVQLYYRVLQGHETYQTFLALAKRSVKASLSHWVPHVFRARP from the coding sequence ATGCCTCTGCTGCCTGACCTGCAGTCCTTCGACGTGGTCGTGGTCGGCCTCGGCCCAGCCGGAGCCGCCGCCGCGTACGAATGCAGCCGGTCCGGGCTCAAGGTTCTGGCCTTAGACAAGGGTGTGCACCCTCGGTACAAGGTCTGCGGAGGCGGACTCTCAGCCCGCATCGACCAGTTGCTCGGCAGCGCGTTCCAGAGCGTCATCGAGCACATCATCTACGGTGTGCGCTTCGCCTGCGCAGGTGCCGACCCCTTCACCATTGAATCGTCGTCGCCCATCGCCTACATGGTCATGCGAGACCGGTTCGATCATTGTCTGGTCGAGCGGGCGCGCGGGGCCGGGACCGAGATCCGCCAAGGAGAATCGGCGAAGCGCTTCACGCCCGTGCAGGACGGGGTGGAGATCGACACCGACCAGGGGCGATATCGCGCCAAGGTCCTGATCGGAGCCGACGGGGCGAATAGTGTTGTCGCGCAACGGTTGTTTTCGCGACGGCCACGCCGCTGCATGCCGACGCTGGAAAGCGAAATCGACATCGGACGGTCGCCCGTCTATCCGCGCGAGCGTGTCGTGGGAATCGAACTGGGAACTCCGGCCTGCGGGTATGGGTGGATTTTCCCCAAGAACGAGCGGCTCTCCGTCGGGATCGCGGAGTTTCGCGGACCCTCGGCAAGCCCGAGGCGAGTCTTCAGTCGCTTCGTGCAAGGGGAACAGGGACTCAGAAGCATGGGCTGGACGATTCCTCCCCCTCAGGGCCATCCGCTCCCTCTCTTCAACCCCTGTGTGCTCGACGAATCAAAGCCTGACGCGGTGGAACTGGTGAACGGACGGATCATGTTGATCGGGGACGCCGCCCACCTGGTGGACCCGCTGTTTGGTGAAGGCATCTACTACGCGGTCAAATCAGGCCAACTGGCCTCTCGCAGCGCGGTGGAGGTCGTGCGCGGGCTCTCGCAGAGCCTGGAAGGATACAGCCGGGCCGTCTATCGGGAGATCTATCCGGAATTCCGGGTCGCGTCCCGCATGGCCTCCATTCTGTACTCTTTTCCGGGACTCTGTCACCGGCTGGCCCATCGGTACCAGGAGTTCGTGCAGCTCTACTATCGGGTGCTTCAAGGGCACGAGACTTACCAAACCTTTCTCGCTTTGGCCAAACGCTCGGTCAAGGCCTCTCTCTCGCATTGGGTTCCTCACGTCTTCCGCGCCAGGCCGTAA
- a CDS encoding outer membrane protein assembly factor BamD, which yields MMTLRSLSAHHLCSLLAAVSLVLSGCSGNPKPTDAQGKALSNTDEQIFVGDTIEKNYDPHVIIKRAEAFFDKEEYAEASIELTHFMELHRAHALAPYAQFRLGEAYLKQARTIDRDPEPVQKAMAAFEKLRTDYPSSAYDSQAVARIHDCKDWLAQTHMFVGQFYYRREAYLAAAHRFEAILKDYPEMNVAPDALYYLALSYKELGATDWAREQLALLSDRFPTSPIRAQGDKLLAKLGGPLPVAVAKTDVEKPAPSAQAEPVSAELSLASLVLPEPEPQRATIPQITPPTVPASASALQPNLTLCRLGAWC from the coding sequence ATGATGACACTGCGATCCCTTTCCGCCCACCACCTCTGCTCCCTGTTGGCAGCCGTTAGCTTGGTCCTGTCCGGTTGCTCCGGCAATCCGAAGCCGACCGATGCGCAGGGCAAGGCATTGAGCAACACGGACGAGCAGATCTTCGTCGGGGACACCATCGAGAAGAACTATGACCCGCACGTCATCATCAAGCGGGCCGAAGCCTTCTTCGACAAGGAGGAGTATGCCGAGGCGTCCATCGAGCTGACGCACTTCATGGAGTTGCATCGAGCCCATGCCTTGGCGCCCTACGCTCAGTTTCGGCTTGGAGAGGCCTATCTCAAACAGGCCCGGACGATCGACCGGGACCCGGAGCCCGTGCAAAAGGCCATGGCCGCGTTCGAAAAGCTCCGAACCGATTATCCGTCCAGCGCCTATGACTCGCAGGCGGTCGCCCGAATTCATGATTGCAAGGATTGGCTCGCGCAGACCCACATGTTTGTCGGACAATTTTATTACCGCCGCGAGGCCTATCTGGCGGCCGCCCATCGCTTCGAGGCGATCCTGAAGGACTATCCGGAAATGAACGTCGCGCCGGACGCGCTCTATTATCTCGCACTGTCCTACAAGGAACTTGGCGCCACCGACTGGGCACGGGAACAACTGGCCTTGCTGTCCGACCGTTTCCCGACAAGCCCGATCCGCGCCCAAGGCGACAAGCTGCTCGCCAAACTGGGAGGCCCGCTCCCGGTGGCGGTCGCCAAGACCGACGTCGAGAAGCCTGCGCCCTCGGCTCAAGCCGAGCCTGTTTCTGCCGAGCTTTCGCTGGCCTCGCTCGTTCTGCCGGAACCCGAGCCGCAGCGCGCCACAATCCCGCAGATCACCCCTCCGACGGTCCCGGCTTCCGCTTCGGCTCTTCAACCCAATCTGACGTTATGCCGTCTCGGCGCCTGGTGTTGA
- a CDS encoding 3-oxoacyl-ACP synthase III family protein, which produces MLTSRIVGTGMAAPERTVDNREIGSALGAPPEQIHRLTGIRSRRWVSGHESASDLAVEASRRALEAAGCGPSSPDAIIVSTTSPDTVFPSTACYVQRALGGRPVAAFDVAASCSGFLYGLSVGDALIRSGQAKTCLIVAAEVKSAFLDKQDPVTAVLFADGAGAAVLVAEETMYPQRRGILGVRLYTDGAYHGLIRLPAGGSRLPSSADTVREGRHAIHLDGTPVFRLAVRRLAAAVQDLLKEFGLTISDLRQAVFHQANGRILEALGRRLGLSPDQTTSIIEQYGNTSSASLPMALDCAVRGGSLTAGDLLLLGAFGGGLTWATALIRW; this is translated from the coding sequence ATGCTTACGAGCCGCATCGTCGGAACAGGAATGGCCGCTCCCGAACGGACGGTCGATAACCGCGAGATCGGCTCGGCCTTGGGCGCCCCACCGGAGCAGATCCACCGGCTGACCGGGATCAGGTCCCGGCGGTGGGTTTCCGGTCATGAGTCGGCGTCGGATCTGGCGGTGGAGGCCTCGCGGCGGGCCCTGGAAGCGGCCGGGTGCGGCCCGTCCAGTCCGGATGCCATCATTGTTTCCACCACATCCCCCGACACGGTGTTTCCCTCCACCGCCTGCTATGTCCAGCGGGCGCTCGGGGGCCGTCCCGTCGCCGCCTTTGATGTGGCGGCCTCCTGTTCCGGGTTTCTGTATGGGCTGTCCGTGGGAGATGCGCTGATTCGATCAGGACAGGCGAAGACCTGCCTCATAGTGGCGGCGGAGGTGAAATCCGCCTTCCTCGACAAGCAGGACCCGGTTACGGCGGTGCTCTTCGCGGACGGAGCGGGGGCGGCGGTGTTGGTTGCGGAAGAGACGATGTACCCGCAACGGAGGGGCATTCTGGGGGTTCGGCTCTACACGGACGGAGCGTACCACGGATTGATCCGCCTGCCGGCTGGGGGATCGCGCCTGCCGTCTTCGGCCGATACGGTGCGCGAGGGGCGCCATGCGATTCATCTGGACGGCACGCCGGTGTTCCGCCTGGCGGTCAGGCGGCTGGCCGCCGCGGTGCAGGACCTGCTGAAAGAATTCGGACTGACGATATCGGACCTCCGGCAGGCGGTGTTCCATCAGGCCAACGGGCGGATTTTGGAGGCGCTGGGGCGCCGCTTGGGCCTGTCGCCCGATCAAACGACGTCGATTATCGAACAGTACGGCAACACCTCTTCCGCATCGCTGCCGATGGCCCTGGACTGCGCCGTCCGAGGCGGCAGCCTCACTGCCGGCGATCTGCTGTTGCTGGGAGCCTTCGGCGGCGGCCTGACCTGGGCGACCGCCTTGATCCGTTGGTAG
- a CDS encoding DUF47 domain-containing protein, which produces MFGLIPREEAFFELFRRAGHNVIEGSRLLKEMMENFHDPAGQAKRIKEVEHIGDEITHEIAKKLNQTFITPIDREDIHDLASSLDDILDVAEEIADCFVIYKVSKPTPMAVRLADILYQASVAVASAVDLLGRRNGEMREYTLKVNTLENEADRLSRDALSMLFEKESDPIMVIKWKEIYQDFENGADRCEDVMNILERIVLKHH; this is translated from the coding sequence ATGTTTGGATTGATTCCACGCGAAGAAGCGTTCTTTGAACTGTTCCGCAGAGCGGGGCATAACGTCATCGAAGGCAGCCGTCTCTTGAAGGAGATGATGGAAAATTTTCACGATCCGGCCGGGCAGGCCAAGCGGATCAAGGAAGTCGAGCATATCGGGGACGAGATCACGCACGAGATCGCAAAGAAATTGAACCAGACATTCATTACCCCGATCGACCGCGAAGACATTCACGACCTGGCTAGTTCGCTGGACGACATTCTCGACGTGGCCGAGGAAATCGCCGACTGTTTCGTGATTTATAAAGTATCCAAGCCGACGCCCATGGCCGTCCGGCTTGCCGACATCCTCTATCAGGCGAGTGTCGCTGTGGCCTCGGCCGTGGACCTGTTGGGCAGACGCAACGGAGAAATGAGGGAATATACCCTCAAGGTGAACACACTGGAGAACGAGGCCGATCGGCTGTCGCGCGATGCGCTCTCGATGTTGTTCGAGAAGGAGTCGGACCCGATCATGGTGATCAAGTGGAAAGAGATCTACCAGGATTTCGAAAACGGCGCGGATCGCTGCGAAGACGTCATGAACATTCTCGAACGGATTGTGTTGAAACACCATTGA
- a CDS encoding inorganic phosphate transporter: MLEVSGLLLLVIGLALLFDFSNGWHDSANAIATVVSTRAVSPIVAVTGAGILNIAGAYMSTAVAKTIGSGLVEPTSVTQAVVAGALAGAIVWNLITLLMGLPTSSSHALIGGLVGASVAHGGWEVVKFSGLRAVMEAMVLSPFLGFAIGLSLMVAISWIFFRASRGWATGLFRRLQIVSASFMAFSHGANDAQKAMGIITLALVSGGVIPTTEVPNWVIGSCALAMGLGTAAGGWRIVRTLGMRIVKLEPVHGFAAETGAAMVLLSTAHFGLPVSTTHTITTTVMGVGAVKRLSAVRWGVTARIIFAWICTLPGAALLASGFYLLLARFV; this comes from the coding sequence ATGCTAGAAGTGAGCGGGCTGTTGCTGCTGGTCATCGGGCTGGCCCTGCTGTTCGATTTTTCGAACGGCTGGCACGACAGCGCGAACGCGATCGCCACCGTCGTGTCGACCAGGGCCGTGAGCCCGATTGTGGCCGTGACGGGAGCGGGGATCCTGAACATCGCCGGGGCCTACATGTCGACGGCCGTGGCCAAGACGATCGGGTCGGGCCTCGTGGAGCCGACGTCCGTCACGCAGGCCGTGGTGGCCGGGGCGTTGGCAGGCGCCATCGTGTGGAATCTGATCACGCTGTTGATGGGTCTGCCGACCAGCTCGTCTCATGCATTGATCGGGGGGCTCGTCGGGGCGTCGGTCGCGCACGGTGGATGGGAGGTCGTGAAGTTTTCCGGGCTCCGCGCCGTGATGGAAGCGATGGTCCTGTCGCCGTTTTTGGGATTTGCCATCGGGCTGAGCCTGATGGTGGCGATCAGTTGGATCTTCTTCCGCGCGTCACGCGGTTGGGCGACCGGTCTCTTCCGGCGGCTTCAGATCGTCTCGGCCAGTTTCATGGCGTTCAGCCACGGCGCCAACGACGCGCAGAAGGCGATGGGCATCATCACGCTGGCGTTGGTGTCCGGCGGCGTCATTCCCACGACCGAGGTGCCGAACTGGGTCATCGGATCCTGCGCCCTGGCCATGGGGCTTGGCACGGCGGCCGGAGGCTGGCGGATCGTGCGCACGTTGGGCATGCGGATCGTGAAGCTGGAGCCGGTGCACGGTTTCGCGGCGGAGACGGGGGCGGCGATGGTCCTGCTCAGCACCGCGCATTTCGGCCTGCCTGTCAGCACGACGCATACCATCACGACGACGGTCATGGGAGTCGGAGCGGTGAAGCGGTTGTCCGCCGTGCGCTGGGGCGTCACCGCCAGGATCATTTTCGCCTGGATTTGTACCTTGCCTGGCGCCGCGCTCTTGGCGTCGGGCTTCTACCTGTTGTTGGCGAGATTTGTCTGA